The sequence CAAACAATCAGCCCTGAAAAGGGAGCATGATCTCAAAGGGGCGAAAGCCAGAAAAGACATCATTCAAAAGATTCATAATATTTATCCTGAAGTCGGATTCATATCCGCCTGAGGCGGACACGAGTTCAATTCTCGTCCCCGCTACAATATCAAAGGTTGTCATAATATGGCAACCTTTTTCTTTGTGCTTAACTCCGGATAAGACACGAGCTTATTTTTCATTCTAACGGAAATCGGGTTGTTAAATCAAGGAAATCTTTATTATTATTATTTTTACGTTTATCAATTAACCCCAACCCAACCTATTGGTGTAACATCAGTAAATGGTTTCATTAAGCGGCCATAAACATACAGAGTATGTTGTATATATCTTGTATTCAAGTAGATATAATAAATTCTATATTGGATACACTTCTAACCTTATTGAACGGTATAAATCTCATAATTTTAAGGGAATAAAAGGTTGGACTACCAGATTTCGCCCTTGGAAAGTTGTTTATGTTGAAGTGTTTGCTGACAAACAATCAGCCCTGAAAAGGGAGCATGATCTCAAAGGGGCGAAAGCCAGAAAAGACATCATTCAAAAGATTCATAATATTTATCCTGAAGTCGGATTCATATCCGCCTGAGGCGGACACGAGTTCAATTCTCGTCCCCGCTACAATATCAAAGGTTGTCATAATATGGCAACCTTTTTC comes from Lentimicrobiaceae bacterium and encodes:
- a CDS encoding GIY-YIG nuclease family protein, which translates into the protein MVSLSGHKHTEYVVYILYSSRYNKFYIGYTSNLIERYKSHNFKGIKGWTTRFRPWKVVYVEVFADKQSALKREHDLKGAKARKDIIQKIHNIYPEVGFISA